From Agrobacterium tumefaciens, a single genomic window includes:
- a CDS encoding amino acid ABC transporter permease yields MIQDFINIIQDYWLLLLIGQYPNGPLGGLANTLILSALAIALAFPVSILMALARLSKWRLLSWPITGLVYVTRGVPLLMLILWCYFVIPLWTGADVPSFLIMLVTLVIYQGAFLSEVVRAGIVSLGQGQMDAARALGHSHLGSMRYVILPQALYNMIPSMISTFVSTIKDTTLGYVINVPDLTFAASQVNNQLLTQPFQVFLILAVVYYVLCWSLTYVANSVERRIARRRAGPRNVRLPAEAAPLKTITEQL; encoded by the coding sequence ATGATCCAGGATTTCATCAATATCATTCAGGATTACTGGCTGCTGCTTCTGATCGGGCAGTATCCGAACGGGCCGCTCGGCGGGCTTGCCAACACCCTCATCCTTTCTGCACTGGCGATCGCACTGGCTTTTCCGGTCAGCATTTTGATGGCTCTTGCCCGCCTGTCCAAGTGGCGGCTCCTGAGCTGGCCGATTACCGGTCTCGTCTATGTCACGCGCGGCGTGCCGCTCCTGATGCTCATTCTGTGGTGCTACTTCGTCATCCCGCTGTGGACCGGCGCCGACGTGCCAAGCTTCCTGATCATGCTGGTCACGCTGGTCATCTATCAGGGCGCATTTTTGAGCGAAGTGGTGCGGGCGGGTATCGTATCGCTCGGCCAGGGACAGATGGATGCCGCCCGTGCCCTGGGGCACAGCCATCTCGGTTCGATGCGTTACGTCATCCTGCCGCAGGCGCTCTACAACATGATCCCGAGCATGATCTCCACGTTCGTTTCGACGATCAAGGACACCACGCTTGGTTACGTCATCAATGTGCCGGATCTGACCTTTGCGGCGAGCCAGGTCAACAACCAGCTTCTGACGCAGCCCTTCCAGGTCTTCCTCATTCTCGCAGTGGTCTACTACGTCCTGTGTTGGAGCCTGACCTATGTTGCCAACAGCGTCGAGCGGCGGATCGCGCGCCGCCGGGCCGGCCCGCGCAATGTCCGCCTTCCTGCAGAGGCAGCCCCACTTAAAACCATTACGGAGCAGCTATGA
- a CDS encoding amino acid ABC transporter permease: MSGFDLSAIFSNPEYVGMLLHGIQMTFVIFLGSWTLAMTLAILLLALRVSPFRFGEPIVAAYVSYHRNVPTLVQLMLWYFGIFTLMPQGLSDWLASHNAEAIFAVIGLGLCQAAYFSEDLRSGLRSVSKGQMEAAQALGHGYVSAMRFVIMPQGVRNALPPLINHSVSLFKNSSIAIVIGAPELTHAVKEVENLSFRTFEIYTIGTVTYLFFSLIIMGIGAYLSMRGDPARRARA; the protein is encoded by the coding sequence GTGAGCGGCTTCGATCTATCAGCGATTTTCTCAAATCCTGAATATGTCGGGATGCTTCTGCATGGCATCCAGATGACATTTGTCATCTTCCTCGGCTCCTGGACGCTTGCGATGACGCTGGCAATTCTGCTGCTGGCGCTTCGGGTTTCGCCGTTTCGCTTCGGTGAGCCGATCGTTGCCGCTTACGTCTCCTATCACCGCAACGTGCCGACACTCGTTCAGCTGATGTTGTGGTACTTCGGCATTTTCACGCTCATGCCGCAAGGTTTGTCGGACTGGCTTGCCAGCCACAATGCGGAGGCGATCTTCGCGGTGATCGGCCTTGGTCTCTGCCAGGCAGCCTATTTCAGCGAGGATTTGCGGTCAGGCCTGCGTTCTGTCAGCAAGGGGCAGATGGAAGCTGCTCAGGCGCTCGGCCATGGTTACGTCTCCGCCATGCGCTTCGTGATCATGCCGCAGGGCGTTCGCAATGCCTTGCCGCCCCTCATCAATCACAGCGTATCGCTTTTCAAGAACAGCAGCATTGCCATCGTCATCGGTGCACCTGAATTGACGCACGCCGTGAAGGAAGTCGAAAACCTCAGCTTCCGCACATTCGAGATCTATACGATCGGCACTGTCACCTATCTGTTCTTCTCACTCATCATCATGGGCATCGGAGCTTATCTCTCGATGCGTGGCGATCCCGCGCGGAGGGCGCGCGCATGA
- a CDS encoding RraA family protein → MTHIKDIPARPSKEDLEALSKFSPATIHEAQGRRGALSSRLKPVDYRMKLCGPAFTVKSSPRDNIMLQLAINYAKPGDIIVVSAGEYEEAGSFGDVLANACLAKGIGGLVTDTGVRDTLQLRELGFPVFSLSTCIKGTVKETIGTTNDTIIVGGEIIQPGDVIVGDADGLVVVRRDEVAEVAKLSQAREDAEAGYIAAYKAGKTVVEVSNLEPVLKAKGLVVGI, encoded by the coding sequence ATGACCCACATTAAAGATATTCCCGCACGTCCCTCCAAGGAGGATCTGGAGGCTCTTTCGAAGTTCTCTCCGGCAACGATCCATGAGGCTCAGGGCCGTCGTGGTGCGCTGTCGTCGCGTCTGAAGCCGGTCGACTACCGCATGAAACTCTGTGGCCCTGCCTTCACGGTGAAGTCCTCGCCGCGCGACAACATCATGCTGCAGCTTGCGATCAATTACGCCAAGCCGGGCGATATCATCGTCGTATCCGCCGGTGAATATGAAGAAGCCGGTTCGTTCGGCGATGTTCTGGCCAATGCCTGCCTTGCCAAGGGTATCGGCGGTCTTGTGACCGATACGGGCGTGCGCGATACGTTGCAGCTTCGCGAGCTCGGTTTCCCGGTGTTTTCGCTGAGCACCTGCATCAAGGGCACCGTCAAGGAAACGATCGGCACCACCAACGACACGATCATCGTCGGCGGCGAGATCATTCAACCGGGCGATGTTATCGTTGGCGATGCCGACGGTCTTGTTGTTGTTCGTCGTGATGAAGTTGCCGAAGTCGCCAAGCTTTCGCAGGCGCGCGAAGATGCCGAAGCCGGTTACATCGCCGCCTACAAAGCCGGCAAGACGGTGGTCGAGGTCAGCAATCTCGAGCCCGTGCTGAAGGCAAAGGGTCTGGTTGTCGGCATCTGA
- a CDS encoding LamB/YcsF family protein produces the protein MKIDLNSDMGEGFGPYRLCDDEAMMKVVSSANIACGFHGGDPDTMVRMVRLAKANGVGIGAHPGLPDRAGFGRREIPYSADELRQQMLYQLGALRAIAASEGQQVAHFSFHAAMGNMVNGDPKLADLMMDAIRAVDPGLIIFAMPGSEIESAAKRASLKTLTLFLADRAYDREGRLVTRGLPGALIKEESAVRARVRQFLIDGTVTTIDGATIAMAARSILVHSDTPGSLELARIVRSEIENVGGSLAPASEVAG, from the coding sequence ATGAAGATCGATCTGAATTCCGACATGGGTGAGGGTTTTGGCCCTTACCGACTGTGTGATGATGAAGCGATGATGAAGGTTGTCTCCTCGGCCAACATCGCCTGCGGTTTTCACGGCGGTGACCCCGACACGATGGTCCGGATGGTACGGCTGGCCAAAGCGAACGGTGTGGGCATCGGTGCACATCCCGGCCTGCCCGATCGTGCCGGTTTTGGTCGCCGCGAAATTCCTTATTCGGCGGATGAGCTGCGTCAGCAGATGCTCTATCAGCTCGGTGCGCTCAGGGCGATTGCCGCAAGCGAAGGCCAGCAGGTCGCTCATTTCAGCTTCCATGCGGCAATGGGCAATATGGTCAACGGGGACCCGAAGCTTGCCGATCTGATGATGGATGCGATCCGCGCCGTTGATCCGGGGCTTATCATTTTTGCAATGCCGGGCAGTGAGATTGAAAGCGCTGCAAAGCGTGCTTCGCTGAAGACGCTCACCCTTTTTCTGGCGGACAGAGCCTATGACCGTGAAGGCCGTCTGGTTACCCGAGGTCTGCCCGGTGCGCTGATAAAAGAAGAATCTGCAGTGCGCGCCCGCGTTCGCCAGTTCCTGATCGATGGGACTGTCACGACCATTGATGGCGCAACCATCGCCATGGCGGCCCGCTCGATTCTCGTTCACAGCGATACGCCGGGTTCTCTCGAACTGGCGCGCATTGTCCGTAGCGAAATAGAAAATGTCGGCGGCTCGCTGGCGCCTGCATCCGAAGTTGCCGGCTGA
- the nac gene encoding nitrogen assimilation transcriptional regulator, whose translation MDIRRLRSFIVIVDTGSITRAADVLHIAQPALSQQLAGLEDHFQQKLLIRSQQGVSMTEAGRAVYRHAQIILRQMDLAQSDVKATGASLVGRVSVGLVPFSSAATLSADLLIETRKRHPGILLHLTESVGQTYSQMIMNGRLEMALIHGSGPIKGVRFEPLLNEDFYFVGHSRMGIEASDQPLPISALEDVPILMPPPYNFVRRAVDLAFTRARVSLNVVAEIEIVRTLSRAVTDGMGATIMPKAISERLLAETSEPLIVRPITPRIEETLSFCVSDQSELSEPALAVKSILMELTARLKS comes from the coding sequence ATGGACATACGGCGACTGAGGTCGTTCATCGTGATCGTCGACACCGGCAGCATTACCCGCGCCGCCGACGTTTTGCATATTGCGCAGCCCGCCTTGAGCCAGCAGCTTGCCGGATTGGAAGATCATTTCCAGCAGAAGCTTCTGATTCGCAGCCAGCAGGGCGTGTCCATGACCGAGGCGGGCCGTGCCGTCTATCGGCACGCGCAGATCATCCTTCGCCAGATGGATCTCGCTCAATCAGACGTCAAAGCAACAGGCGCCTCACTGGTCGGCCGCGTGTCCGTCGGCCTTGTGCCATTCAGCAGTGCGGCAACGCTCTCCGCAGATCTGTTGATCGAGACCCGCAAACGTCACCCCGGAATCCTGCTTCATCTGACAGAAAGCGTCGGTCAGACCTACAGCCAGATGATCATGAACGGGCGTCTGGAAATGGCGCTCATTCACGGCTCGGGGCCAATCAAGGGCGTGCGTTTTGAGCCTTTGCTCAACGAGGATTTCTATTTCGTCGGTCACAGCCGAATGGGGATCGAAGCAAGCGATCAGCCTCTGCCAATTTCGGCGCTGGAGGATGTCCCCATTCTCATGCCGCCGCCTTACAATTTTGTGCGTCGTGCGGTTGATCTCGCCTTCACCCGCGCACGCGTCTCACTGAACGTCGTGGCAGAAATCGAAATCGTCCGGACGCTATCGCGTGCCGTAACCGATGGCATGGGTGCAACGATCATGCCGAAGGCGATCAGCGAGCGCCTTCTGGCCGAAACGAGCGAACCTCTTATTGTGCGCCCCATCACGCCAAGGATCGAGGAAACCCTGTCGTTCTGTGTTTCCGACCAAAGCGAGTTGTCGGAGCCGGCGCTGGCGGTGAAATCCATTCTGATGGAGCTCACCGCCCGCCTGAAATCGTAG
- a CDS encoding acetyl-CoA carboxylase, translating into MSKVDFTDPAIIERLTLVLEAAGVDGIEITRRDQTVRIVVAGSAGRSARDMRASKSETASAAIFKAPMAGVFWPSDLSRAPTQGSSANDNLVGFLRVGPVLLPVKAGTSKRLRRHLVEPGTVVGFGDPIAEVEPEA; encoded by the coding sequence ATGAGCAAGGTTGATTTCACCGATCCCGCGATCATCGAAAGGCTGACACTCGTTCTTGAAGCCGCCGGTGTCGATGGTATCGAGATCACCCGCCGGGACCAGACCGTGCGGATCGTTGTGGCCGGATCTGCGGGAAGATCCGCGCGTGATATGAGAGCCAGCAAGTCGGAGACCGCGTCTGCCGCGATCTTCAAGGCGCCGATGGCGGGCGTGTTCTGGCCATCAGATCTTTCGCGCGCGCCAACGCAGGGCAGTTCTGCGAATGACAATCTGGTGGGCTTCCTCCGTGTCGGACCAGTTCTGTTGCCGGTGAAAGCCGGGACCTCGAAACGCCTTCGCCGCCATCTCGTTGAACCCGGAACGGTCGTCGGCTTCGGCGACCCGATTGCAGAAGTCGAGCCAGAAGCATGA
- a CDS encoding SDR family oxidoreductase, whose protein sequence is MSFSDYKTALVTGASGGIGAAIVERFRRENIEVHAVARSADALQELAERTGCIPHAIDVTDREALAKLASEIDFDILVNNAGVDRPKKFLEAEDGDIDLLIDVNLRAVLHLCRLIVPGMAERDRGHVINISSIAGNYNFGGNSTYHATKAGVAMLSNQLRIDTFGKRVRVTEICPGRVATDIFNHVHGNDPSIRERFIDGFELPQASDIADAIAFAVAAPVSMNIGHMEITPTLQVMGGLQTAKPQTPAVVGSAKGAER, encoded by the coding sequence ATGTCTTTTTCCGACTATAAAACGGCTCTTGTAACCGGCGCTTCCGGAGGGATTGGCGCGGCGATCGTTGAGCGTTTCCGGCGTGAGAACATTGAAGTGCATGCCGTGGCAAGAAGTGCTGACGCGCTTCAGGAACTGGCAGAGCGTACCGGTTGCATCCCGCATGCTATCGACGTGACCGACCGTGAGGCGCTGGCGAAGCTTGCCTCCGAAATCGACTTCGACATTCTCGTCAACAACGCTGGTGTCGACCGGCCGAAGAAGTTCCTTGAAGCGGAAGATGGCGATATCGACCTGCTGATCGATGTGAATCTGCGCGCCGTACTGCATCTGTGCCGGCTGATCGTGCCTGGCATGGCGGAACGCGATCGCGGCCACGTCATCAACATCTCCTCCATTGCCGGCAACTACAATTTCGGCGGCAACTCCACCTATCACGCCACGAAAGCCGGCGTTGCCATGCTGTCCAACCAGCTGCGCATCGATACGTTCGGCAAGCGGGTTCGCGTCACCGAAATCTGCCCTGGTCGCGTCGCCACGGACATCTTCAATCACGTTCACGGTAACGACCCGTCGATCCGCGAGCGCTTCATCGATGGTTTCGAATTGCCTCAGGCTTCCGATATTGCCGATGCAATTGCCTTTGCGGTTGCAGCACCCGTCTCGATGAACATCGGTCACATGGAAATCACCCCGACGCTGCAGGTCATGGGCGGTTTGCAGACGGCGAAACCACAAACGCCCGCTGTTGTCGGCAGTGCCAAAGGGGCAGAGCGGTGA
- a CDS encoding ABC transporter substrate-binding protein, whose protein sequence is MNWKFAILTSLVASTAVVAPAKADQLADIQAAKTLRCATFADVTPFAAPDPKTREMVGFDVDLCNAIAKEMGVKAEIKPVSVEARVPEVKLGRVDITVANLAYTQSRAEQIQFSDPYYLAKEMLIVPTTDEGKAKADYVGQRIASTKGSTSEMSIKLNKSEPLTFQDTGSAYLAVQQGKARGMVANTMTTTKLVNESKTRGKEMRMIEEPMLYQPIGIGMQKDQPALTAKVNEILRKLDADGEINKIWDKWLGQGTEYKMTRTDKVVPLSELKFDPIP, encoded by the coding sequence ATGAACTGGAAATTCGCAATTCTGACATCGCTCGTCGCCAGCACCGCTGTCGTCGCGCCAGCCAAAGCCGACCAGCTTGCCGATATTCAGGCAGCGAAGACGCTGCGTTGTGCAACCTTCGCCGATGTGACGCCCTTTGCCGCGCCGGACCCGAAGACCCGCGAAATGGTCGGCTTCGACGTTGATCTCTGCAACGCCATCGCCAAGGAAATGGGCGTCAAGGCTGAAATCAAGCCGGTATCGGTTGAAGCACGTGTCCCGGAAGTGAAACTCGGCCGCGTCGACATCACCGTTGCCAACCTCGCCTATACCCAGAGCCGCGCCGAGCAGATCCAGTTCAGCGACCCCTATTATCTCGCCAAGGAAATGCTGATCGTTCCGACCACGGACGAAGGCAAGGCCAAGGCAGATTATGTCGGTCAGCGTATTGCATCTACGAAGGGCTCGACGTCTGAAATGTCGATCAAGCTCAACAAGTCCGAACCCTTGACATTCCAGGATACTGGTTCTGCCTATCTTGCCGTTCAGCAGGGCAAGGCGCGCGGCATGGTCGCAAACACGATGACGACGACGAAGCTTGTCAATGAATCGAAGACCCGGGGCAAGGAAATGCGCATGATCGAAGAGCCCATGCTCTACCAGCCGATCGGTATTGGCATGCAGAAAGATCAGCCGGCGCTGACCGCCAAGGTCAACGAGATCCTGCGCAAGCTCGACGCTGATGGTGAGATCAACAAGATCTGGGACAAGTGGCTCGGTCAGGGCACCGAATACAAAATGACCCGTACCGACAAGGTCGTGCCGCTCTCCGAGCTGAAGTTCGATCCGATTCCCTGA
- a CDS encoding biotin-dependent carboxyltransferase family protein: MIEIIHTGPFNTVQDLGRPGFRNIGVTTSGAMDTLALKVGNTLIGNDAGAAALEIQTYPFKLRFSKPTAFVVTGADCGASLDGAAIQSCCALPVQAGQVLELGQPRTGTRAYICVAGGIDVATVMGSRSTSLRGAFGGNDGRFLAVGDTLRVDEVSEPLNFPAAGVAFVDPVYALADAFPAAEDGVLSVRAIPAGEHALFGDDAERFWSQTWKISTQSDRTGYRLMGDAIKPTTPVEMRSHGVVSGVVQVPPSGEPIIQMADANTAGGYPKIAGVIEADLWRLGQARIGSRLRFVRVTHQQAAEVEKSVAAFIADVRRTSRMVCQALAVIN; encoded by the coding sequence ATGATAGAGATCATCCACACGGGACCGTTCAATACGGTACAGGACCTTGGCCGCCCCGGTTTCCGAAATATCGGTGTTACCACCAGCGGCGCAATGGATACGCTGGCCTTGAAGGTCGGAAACACTCTGATCGGCAATGACGCAGGCGCTGCCGCGCTCGAGATTCAGACCTATCCCTTCAAGCTGCGGTTCTCGAAGCCGACCGCGTTTGTTGTCACCGGTGCCGATTGCGGCGCATCGCTTGATGGCGCAGCCATTCAATCCTGCTGCGCTTTGCCGGTGCAAGCTGGGCAGGTTCTGGAACTGGGCCAACCCCGTACTGGCACCCGCGCCTATATCTGCGTTGCTGGCGGCATTGATGTCGCAACTGTCATGGGATCGCGCAGTACGTCGCTGCGCGGTGCCTTCGGCGGTAACGACGGCCGTTTCCTCGCGGTCGGCGATACATTGCGCGTCGATGAGGTTTCCGAACCACTGAATTTTCCGGCGGCGGGCGTCGCCTTTGTCGATCCGGTCTATGCGCTGGCGGATGCTTTTCCGGCAGCGGAAGATGGTGTGCTTTCGGTTCGTGCCATTCCGGCCGGTGAACATGCGCTTTTCGGCGATGATGCCGAGCGTTTCTGGTCGCAGACCTGGAAAATCTCAACCCAGAGCGACAGAACTGGTTATCGACTGATGGGCGATGCCATCAAGCCGACAACACCGGTGGAAATGCGCTCGCATGGTGTTGTTTCCGGCGTTGTGCAGGTCCCGCCGAGCGGTGAGCCAATCATCCAGATGGCCGACGCCAACACGGCAGGTGGTTATCCCAAGATTGCCGGCGTTATCGAGGCCGACCTGTGGCGACTTGGCCAGGCGCGCATCGGCAGCCGGTTGCGGTTTGTCCGCGTGACGCATCAGCAAGCGGCTGAGGTCGAAAAGTCGGTCGCTGCATTCATTGCCGATGTCCGCAGAACCTCGCGCATGGTTTGCCAGGCGCTTGCCGTTATCAACTGA
- a CDS encoding amino acid ABC transporter ATP-binding protein has translation MSAALKDLVISSAEVAVDIVGMNKWYGDFHVLRDINLKVMRGERIVIAGPSGSGKSTMIRCINRLEEHQSGNIFVDGIELTNDLKKIDEVRREVGMVFQHFNLFPHLTILENCTLAPIWVRKMPKKEAEEVAMHYLKRVKIPEQANKYPGQLSGGQQQRVAIARSLCMKPKIMLFDEPTSALDPEMVKEVLDTMVSLAEDGMTMLCVTHEMGFARQVANRVIFMDQGQIVEQNSPQEFFDNPQHERTKLFLSQILH, from the coding sequence ATGAGCGCGGCACTGAAGGATCTGGTCATCTCGTCTGCCGAGGTTGCCGTTGATATCGTCGGCATGAACAAGTGGTACGGCGATTTCCACGTGCTGCGCGACATCAACCTCAAGGTCATGCGCGGCGAGCGCATCGTCATTGCCGGCCCTTCCGGTTCCGGCAAGTCGACCATGATCCGCTGCATCAACCGTCTGGAAGAACATCAGTCGGGCAACATCTTCGTTGACGGTATCGAACTCACCAACGACCTGAAGAAGATCGATGAAGTGCGTCGCGAAGTCGGCATGGTGTTCCAGCACTTCAACCTCTTCCCGCATCTGACGATCCTGGAAAACTGCACGCTGGCACCGATCTGGGTTCGCAAGATGCCGAAGAAGGAGGCCGAGGAAGTGGCGATGCACTACCTCAAGCGCGTCAAGATCCCCGAGCAGGCCAACAAATATCCCGGCCAGCTTTCCGGTGGTCAGCAGCAGCGTGTGGCAATCGCCCGCTCGCTGTGCATGAAGCCGAAGATCATGCTGTTCGACGAACCGACCTCGGCACTTGACCCGGAAATGGTCAAGGAAGTGCTGGATACGATGGTGAGCCTTGCCGAAGACGGCATGACCATGCTGTGCGTGACCCACGAAATGGGCTTTGCCCGTCAGGTGGCAAACCGGGTGATCTTCATGGATCAGGGCCAGATCGTCGAACAGAACTCTCCGCAGGAGTTCTTCGACAATCCGCAGCACGAGCGCACCAAGCTCTTCCTCAGCCAGATTCTGCACTAG
- a CDS encoding amino acid ABC transporter ATP-binding protein, translating into MSTPVSGPKAEQAIRISDVCKSYGDYQVLKNVNAEVARGEVVVICGPSGSGKSTLIRTVNRLEEINSGGISFEGQDIHAPMRSNELNKLRSRIGFVFQSFNLFPHLSVVDNVSMSPIRVKGVPANVAHEKALKLLDRVGLADKANSYPGQLSGGQQQRVAIARALAMEPPVMLFDEPTSALDPEMVGEVLSVMKSLAAEGMTMLCVTHEMGFARDVADRIWFIDAGEILETAPPEEFFKNPRHPRAQRFLADLRH; encoded by the coding sequence ATGAGCACCCCAGTTTCCGGGCCGAAGGCCGAGCAGGCGATCCGCATTTCCGATGTCTGCAAAAGTTACGGCGATTATCAGGTTCTGAAGAACGTCAACGCCGAGGTGGCGCGCGGCGAGGTCGTGGTGATCTGTGGCCCATCCGGTTCCGGCAAATCGACGCTCATCCGCACGGTCAACCGTCTCGAAGAGATCAACAGCGGCGGTATCAGCTTCGAAGGGCAGGACATTCACGCGCCGATGCGCAGCAATGAACTGAACAAGCTGCGCAGCCGCATCGGCTTCGTGTTCCAGAGTTTCAACCTGTTCCCGCACCTATCAGTGGTCGACAACGTTTCGATGTCGCCGATCCGGGTGAAAGGGGTTCCAGCCAACGTTGCCCATGAAAAGGCTCTCAAGCTGCTCGATCGGGTTGGCCTTGCCGACAAGGCCAATTCTTATCCCGGCCAGCTTTCCGGTGGTCAGCAGCAGCGCGTCGCGATTGCCCGTGCGCTGGCCATGGAGCCGCCGGTCATGCTGTTCGACGAGCCGACCAGCGCTCTCGATCCGGAAATGGTTGGCGAAGTCCTGAGTGTGATGAAGAGCCTCGCCGCCGAAGGCATGACCATGCTTTGCGTCACCCACGAAATGGGCTTTGCACGAGATGTTGCGGACCGGATCTGGTTCATTGACGCGGGCGAAATCCTCGAAACGGCTCCGCCTGAGGAGTTTTTCAAAAATCCACGACATCCGCGCGCTCAGCGTTTTCTCGCTGATCTGCGGCACTGA
- the pxpB gene encoding 5-oxoprolinase subunit PxpB, producing the protein MNASIAKILAPLEVFSQDRNGARVSPIGSRAFLLEATGDFDLASQRRIWALSKVVETWSETQEIVPGMTNLLVVLKATPDDPEALALRLLEDWDQAESIDLAGRTIEIAVTYGGDHATDLAALCDRSGLSDREVVRIHYEGTYRVFALGSAPGFGYLHGLDPRIYMPRKTVPSLNMARGCVTIGGMQTGVAVLTGPNGWNSIGFAELQMFDPMSETPAIMAPGDTVRFVPASIEL; encoded by the coding sequence ATGAACGCCTCGATTGCCAAAATCCTAGCCCCTTTGGAGGTCTTTTCACAGGACCGCAATGGCGCGCGCGTGTCGCCGATTGGCTCCCGCGCTTTCCTTCTTGAAGCCACGGGCGATTTCGACCTTGCCTCGCAGCGGCGGATCTGGGCTTTGTCCAAGGTCGTCGAAACCTGGAGCGAAACCCAAGAAATCGTTCCTGGCATGACCAATCTCCTCGTTGTGCTCAAGGCCACGCCCGATGACCCGGAGGCCTTGGCACTGCGTCTTCTGGAAGACTGGGATCAGGCCGAGAGCATCGATCTTGCCGGAAGAACGATCGAAATTGCCGTGACCTATGGCGGTGATCACGCCACCGATCTTGCCGCGCTTTGCGACCGGTCAGGATTGTCAGACCGCGAAGTGGTGCGCATTCATTACGAAGGGACCTATCGGGTGTTTGCACTCGGAAGTGCGCCTGGGTTCGGTTACCTGCACGGTCTTGATCCGCGTATCTACATGCCGCGAAAGACTGTTCCTTCGCTTAACATGGCAAGAGGCTGTGTCACCATAGGCGGCATGCAGACCGGTGTTGCGGTACTGACCGGCCCGAATGGCTGGAATTCAATCGGCTTTGCCGAATTGCAGATGTTTGATCCAATGTCGGAGACGCCTGCCATCATGGCGCCGGGTGATACGGTGCGTTTCGTGCCAGCGAGCATAGAGCTATGA
- a CDS encoding pyridoxal phosphate-dependent aminotransferase has translation MPAIADRLKNVSISASAAMTQRARELAAQGIKVVSLSSGEPDFPTPAHAVEAAHAAALAGDTKYPTMDGTPAMKAAIIRKFKRDNNLVYEPNQIVVSGGGKQVIFNAVLATCNPGDEVVIPAPSWVSYADIVKFAGGVPVSVACPENAGFKLRPEDLEAAITPRTKWLFLNFPNNPTGAACSRAEMAAIAEVMLRHPHVWILTDDIYEHLVYDDFEFCTIAEVEPRLYDRVLTMNGVSKAYAMTGWRLGYCGGPKDLIAAISNVNGQNSGGTSTLTQAASVAALDGPQDLLKERSSIYKTRRDYVLGRLAEIDGLRAHKPEGAFYIFPNISELIGKTSKGGRKIATDVDFVMGLVEEHHVATVQGAAYGMSPYFRISYATSMEMLEEGCNRIAEFCNGLR, from the coding sequence ATGCCTGCGATTGCCGACCGATTGAAAAATGTCTCGATTTCCGCTTCCGCCGCAATGACGCAACGCGCGCGCGAACTTGCCGCTCAAGGCATCAAGGTGGTGAGCCTTTCGTCCGGAGAACCAGATTTCCCGACGCCTGCACACGCCGTCGAAGCCGCTCATGCGGCCGCTCTTGCAGGTGATACGAAATATCCCACCATGGATGGTACGCCGGCGATGAAGGCGGCGATCATCCGCAAGTTCAAGCGCGACAACAACCTCGTTTACGAACCGAACCAGATCGTTGTTTCCGGCGGCGGCAAGCAGGTCATCTTCAATGCTGTCTTGGCAACCTGCAATCCGGGCGATGAAGTTGTCATTCCTGCGCCGTCCTGGGTCAGCTATGCAGATATCGTCAAGTTCGCTGGTGGCGTTCCGGTTTCGGTAGCGTGCCCGGAAAATGCAGGTTTCAAGCTGCGGCCCGAAGACCTCGAGGCAGCGATCACTCCACGCACCAAGTGGCTTTTCCTGAATTTCCCGAACAATCCGACCGGCGCCGCCTGCTCGCGTGCTGAAATGGCGGCGATTGCGGAGGTCATGCTGCGCCATCCGCATGTCTGGATTCTGACGGATGATATCTACGAACATCTCGTCTACGACGATTTTGAATTCTGCACGATTGCCGAGGTCGAGCCACGTCTTTACGATCGCGTGTTGACCATGAATGGCGTGTCGAAGGCCTATGCGATGACCGGCTGGCGCCTCGGTTACTGCGGCGGTCCGAAGGATCTGATTGCGGCAATCAGCAACGTCAACGGACAAAACAGCGGCGGTACCTCGACCTTGACGCAGGCTGCATCCGTGGCCGCGCTCGATGGGCCGCAGGATCTTCTCAAGGAACGTTCGTCCATCTACAAGACCCGCCGCGATTACGTGCTGGGCAGGCTTGCGGAAATCGACGGTCTGCGGGCGCACAAGCCGGAAGGTGCGTTTTACATTTTCCCGAACATTTCCGAGCTCATCGGCAAGACCAGCAAGGGCGGTCGCAAGATTGCGACCGACGTCGATTTCGTCATGGGTCTGGTCGAAGAACACCACGTGGCAACGGTGCAGGGCGCGGCATACGGCATGAGCCCGTATTTCCGCATCTCCTATGCGACAAGCATGGAAATGCTGGAAGAGGGCTGCAACCGCATCGCAGAATTCTGCAACGGGCTGCGTTGA